A region from the Bombyx mori chromosome 15, ASM3026992v2 genome encodes:
- the LOC101736623 gene encoding uncharacterized protein LOC101736623 has protein sequence MPRRCAFGCESINITMHRLPNRIRNPDLFKTWVKLVGGKLESISDYEHYQKKRICDIHFIDSDRNQHNRLNAKAFPSLHIPRQLVSKLTLENSSSSTKHSEQETTTQLINEEISNDNSAVQYLLMEHNYAETSKSRGKPRIDSVRSSIIQPQLDINFEQIHNNVLSCSNNDMKQSHKNFKNKLTLPEQSITPKEDTKRHKLELTTGTSHTSYSADRTDLMVAITTDKSNYISEENSELVQKLLHKAILDFCDGDRPVHPFPSFQIKPTYSEGVLKLWCLDKFTLAWLTKAVSDITLPADVKPIVKKLSDLPTFIRCRILIPGTWEDKDMVFRVLMNQNHWAQINRWRTYRYLPQKGVALCVVGVPDDVIPRLLEAGRRLSFMLGSVYVKLNTGIRKFIRTLPKSNNSVVDSPIDESTTSTITLEEVSSTSNMIEPRVTIGFIRPTTEPIELDMELPSVLLSESNDVEVEEVA, from the exons ATATTACAATGCACAGGCTACCTAATCGTATCAGAAATCCTGATCTGTTTAAAACTTGGGTTAAGCTAGTTGGTGGAAAATTAGAATCAATATCAGACTATGAACATTATCAAAAGAAGAGAATATGTGATATACATTTCATAGACAGTGATAGGAACCAACATAATCGATTGAATGCAAAAGCATTTCCTTCTCTTCATATACCAA GGCAATTAGTAAGTAAATTAACATTAGAGAACTCTTCAAGCTCCACAAAACACTCTGAGCAAGAAACCACAACACAACTAATCAATGAGG aaatcTCTAATGACAACTCTGCTGTACAATATTTGCTAATGGAACATAATTATGCTGAGACAAGTAAATCAAGGGGAAAGCCTAGAATTG ATAGCGTCAGATCATCCATCATACAACCTCAACTAGatataaattttgaacaaattcATAACAATGTTCTCTCTTGCTCCAATAATGACATGAAACAGTCacacaaaaatttcaaaaacaaattgACATTGCCTGAACAGAGTATTACACCAAAAGAGGACACCAAGAGGCACAAACTCGAGCTTACTACTGGTACAAGCCATACTTCCTACTCTGCTGATAGGACTGATCTGATGGTGGCCATCACGACCGATAAATCAAACTACATCAGTGAAGAAAATTCAGAACTGGTACAAAAGCTTCTGCACAAGGCGATCCTCGACTTTTGTGATGGAGATAGGCCTGTACATCCCTTTCCATCGTTTCAAATAAAACCGACGTATTCAGAAGGAGTCCTGAAACTTTGGTGCCTAGACAAATTCACATTAGCTTGGCTAACAAAAGCAGTCTCCGATATAACCTTACCCGCTGACGTTAAACcaatagttaaaaaattatCTGATCTTCCAACGTTCATTCGCTGCCGTATCCTCATACCGGGTACATGGGAAGATAAAGACATGGTTTTCCGAGTTCTAATGAACCAAAATCATTGGGCACAGATAAATCGTTGGCGCACGTACAGGTACCTACCACAAAAAGGTGTGGCATTGTGTGTAGTGGGTGTACCTGATGATGTCATCCCGCGTTTATTGGAGGCGGGGCGGAGACTCAGTTTTATGTTGGGCTCCGTTTACGTGAAGTTAAATACGGGTATACGGAAATTTATTCGGACATTGCCGAAATCAAATAACTCCGTAGTAGACAGTCCTATAGACGAGAGCACCACGTCCACAATAACATTAGAGGAAGTGTCAAGCACTAGTAACATGATAGAGCCCAGAGTTACTATAGGATTTATACGACCAACAACTGAGCCTATCGAATTGGATATGGAATTGCCCAGTGTATTGCTCTCTGAATCCAATGATGTGGAAGTGGAGGAGGTTGCATAG